A single window of Oerskovia paurometabola DNA harbors:
- a CDS encoding FAD-binding oxidoreductase produces MSAPANTVVRGEHQHAQAVATLVRSAAAVDPGRPLRLAKRTTNLFRPRRPSAGPGLDASGLTGVISVDDAAGTADVQGMCTYEDLVAVTLPHGLVPTVVPQLRTITVGGALAGLGIESSSLRNGLPHEAVLEIDVLTPAGELVTARPTGEHADLFHAFPNSYGTLGYATRVRLRLDRSEPFVAVRNVRFGAVAEVAAAVGKIAADGTWEGQRVDFCDGVLFAPGEVYLCLGRFASREEARSLAPAPSDYTGQRIYYLSVRERPLDVLSTHDYLWRWDTDWFWCSRAFGVQNPVVRRLWPRRWRRSDVYRRIVGLDERLDLTGRLADLRRRPRNERVVQDVEVPLDQLESFMAWFTGHVPMTPVWLCPLRLASPEPWPLYPLEPHRVYVNVGFWGGVPIVEGGRDGDVNRLIEMAVAVRHGHKSLYSTSTYGRETFDTLYGGIDYAAVKDRYDPAGRTPTLYEKAVQGA; encoded by the coding sequence GTGTCAGCCCCCGCGAACACCGTTGTCCGTGGCGAGCACCAGCACGCGCAGGCCGTGGCCACGTTGGTGCGCTCCGCCGCTGCCGTCGACCCCGGCCGCCCGTTGCGCCTGGCGAAGCGGACGACGAACCTGTTCCGCCCCCGACGCCCGTCCGCCGGCCCCGGCCTCGACGCGTCGGGACTGACCGGGGTGATCTCGGTCGACGACGCCGCGGGCACGGCCGACGTGCAGGGTATGTGCACGTACGAGGACCTGGTCGCCGTGACGCTGCCGCACGGGCTGGTCCCCACCGTCGTCCCGCAGCTGCGGACCATCACGGTCGGTGGCGCCCTGGCGGGGCTCGGCATCGAGTCGAGCTCGTTGCGCAACGGCCTGCCGCACGAGGCCGTCCTCGAGATCGACGTCCTGACGCCGGCCGGCGAGCTCGTCACGGCCAGGCCCACGGGCGAGCACGCCGACCTCTTCCACGCGTTCCCCAACTCGTACGGGACCCTCGGGTACGCGACGCGCGTGCGACTGCGCCTCGACCGGAGCGAGCCGTTCGTCGCGGTCCGCAACGTACGCTTCGGTGCGGTCGCGGAGGTCGCCGCGGCGGTCGGCAAGATCGCGGCGGACGGGACGTGGGAGGGGCAGCGGGTCGACTTCTGCGACGGTGTCCTGTTCGCCCCGGGCGAGGTGTACCTGTGCCTGGGCCGGTTCGCGTCGCGCGAGGAGGCACGGTCGCTCGCGCCCGCACCGAGCGACTACACGGGCCAGCGCATCTACTACCTCTCGGTGCGCGAGCGCCCGCTCGACGTGCTGAGCACGCACGACTACCTGTGGCGCTGGGACACGGACTGGTTCTGGTGCTCGCGCGCGTTCGGGGTGCAGAACCCGGTGGTGCGCAGGCTGTGGCCGCGGCGGTGGCGACGCTCGGACGTCTACCGCCGGATCGTGGGCCTCGACGAGCGCCTGGACCTCACGGGCCGGCTCGCCGACCTTCGCCGTCGGCCCCGCAACGAGCGGGTGGTCCAGGACGTCGAGGTGCCGCTCGACCAGCTCGAGAGCTTCATGGCGTGGTTCACGGGCCACGTCCCCATGACGCCGGTGTGGTTGTGCCCGCTGCGCCTCGCGTCGCCCGAGCCGTGGCCCCTGTACCCGCTCGAACCGCACCGCGTGTACGTCAACGTGGGCTTCTGGGGTGGCGTGCCGATCGTCGAGGGCGGGCGCGACGGCGACGTGAACCGCCTGATCGAGATGGCGGTCGCGGTGCGGCACGGCCACAAGTCGCTCTACTCGACCTCGACGTACGGGCGCGAGACGTTCGACACCTTGTACGGCGGCATCGACTACGCGGCGGTCAAGGACCGGTACGACCCGGCGGGACGCACGCCGACGCTCTACGAGAAGGCGGTGCAGGGAGCATGA